The Morganella morganii sequence AAAGCAGGTGCTAGAGTTAGCACATGAGAGAATGAAAGAAATGATAAGGAGGCTGAAATGAGTCGTAATGATGATTATGATTTAGTCCCTTTTGAAGAGCTGAAAAATACATTACTTAAAGATCCTGAAGTCATTGATGCACTGGATGAAATTCAGGCACGAAAAGTATTGCTGGATACATTAAAAGCAGCGAGAAAAGCCCGGAAAATTACCCAGGCTGAAGTGGCTGAAAAAATGGCGACGCAAAAACAGAATATTTCCCGCCTGGAAAAAGGGGACTATGACCCGCAACTGGGAACATTGATTCGTTATGCAGACGCCATTGGCGGACGATTATCTTTTGATTTTCTGCCTGTAATTTCGGAGTCTGTCTGATAATACCGGCGGTTACCTTGCCGTTATACAGCCAGCAAAAGCCGCCCGGCAAACAGCAGCAGAATAGTGCCGATGACATTGTCGAACAACCGGCTGTGTGCGAGGAACCGCTCACGGATACGCTGGTGTGAGAACAAAACGGAAACGGCCATAAACCAGGCCGCATTCACGCCGCACATCCACACGCCGTAGAACAGTTTCACCGTCACCGGCGTGGACGGACTGACCAGCGTGGTGAACATGGCCAGGAAAAACAGCATCGCTTTCGGGTTGGTGGCGTTGGTCAGAAATCCCATCCAAAATGCCTTGCCGGCCGTTTGTACCGGGGCGCTATCCGGGCTCTCCGGGGCGATAGCGGCACTTGCGCCTTTACTGCGCAGAAACTGAATGCCCAGCCAGATAAGATAAGCCGCACCAATGTATTTCGCGGTATCCATCAGCCACGGTGTGGCCTGCATCAGGGCTG is a genomic window containing:
- a CDS encoding helix-turn-helix domain-containing protein; the protein is MSRNDDYDLVPFEELKNTLLKDPEVIDALDEIQARKVLLDTLKAARKARKITQAEVAEKMATQKQNISRLEKGDYDPQLGTLIRYADAIGGRLSFDFLPVISESV
- a CDS encoding LysE family translocator; the protein is MMNLFNQSEFLALALVHFFIVVSPGPDFAVTLRQSIYHGRKAGLMTALGIGAGISVHVVYTLAGVTALMQATPWLMDTAKYIGAAYLIWLGIQFLRSKGASAAIAPESPDSAPVQTAGKAFWMGFLTNATNPKAMLFFLAMFTTLVSPSTPVTVKLFYGVWMCGVNAAWFMAVSVLFSHQRIRERFLAHSRLFDNVIGTILLLFAGRLLLAV